The genomic stretch TTCTCACGAATCCACTCCCCTGTCTCCCTTCCTCCGAATCCTCCTGGCCCTCCTTGGTTGCGGCCTGATTGCCGGTTTCATTCTGGCAGCCTGGCTTGAACCTTCCCCTGCGGGCTACGGGACCCACCAACAGTTGGGATTACCTCCGTGTTCGATCCAATTCCTGTTCGGAATCCCCTGCCCGAGTTGCGGGATGACGACCAGCTTCAGCTGGTTTGTCCGGGGACATCTCATCGAATCGATTCAAACCAACGTAGCGGCCACCTTTCTGGCGATGACCTGCGTGGTGCTGATTCCGGGATTCTTCCTGAGCAGTGCCGGGGTGATTCGACCGAACCGTCGCGCGTTGGAAAAGCAGACGATCGTGTTTCTGTCGATCTTCATCCTGCTCGCCGTGGTCCAGTGGAGCGTCCGCTTCGCCGGTATATCCTGATACTGCTCCTGGCCGTCGGTTTCGCCGGCACACTTTCCGGTTGCTCGCTGGCGGTCATGGCCGGCAAAGCACTGATCGGCGACCCGAAAGTCCCCTCGATGTTTCGTCAGCGGACCGGCGTCAATCTGGTCAAAGACGAAAAAGAGGTACTCGTCGTCTGCACCACGCCGGAGTTTATCCGTAGTGAATTCTCAGCCGTGGACCGCGATATCATCGATGGCGTCTACCGCAAGTTTCGTCTGCACGAGATCGATTGCGTCTCTCCCAACGAGGTCGATGGCTGGCTGAGCCGCGTCGGTGGCGTCTGGGATGATCCGAGCGAAATCGCCGAAGAATTCGACACCGATTACATCATCCATTTCGAGATCGACAACATCTCCTATCGCGAAGAGAACAGCCCCAACCTGTACCGCGGCAACGCCCACGGACACGTCAGCGTTTACGAGTGCCGCAAGACCGGCAACGGACGCGGGGCCTTCCTGATCTTCCAGCACGAATACACCTCAACCTACCCCCACCACTACCCCGTTTCGTCTGACAACATGTCGGAACGGACCTTCGGCGAGAAATTCAACAGCCGCATGGCCGACGAACTCGCCCGCCTGTTCTACGACTACCGTCCCACCGAAGACGTCAACTAACCGAACCTTCACTGGCCTGACGGCCAGCCGAAGGGTGCCACTGGCTCTGCCAGTGGGAAGCGGAATTTAGTGACGAATCGAAGCAGCACTGGCCGAGCCAGTGCCCCCCAAACATATCCCCGCATTCTCCCGCCCGTTGTTATCCCATCCTTCAGGATTTTCTTCCATGCGTGACTCCAGTCGTTCGACCTTGATCCGCAAAGCCGTCATGTCTGTCTTCCTGATCGGAGCCATTTCACTGACGGGCTGCAACTACGCCATTCTGCTGGGATATCTGATCGGGGGACCGCCGAGCATTGAGCCCGATTTCGACGTGCAGACCAACAAATCGATGACCGACAAGGACGTCTCCGTCTGCGTGGTCGCCTTCGCTCCGACCGATCTGAAGTGGGACTTCCCCAAAATCGACCACGAACTGGCCCGGTACGTCGCCTTTCGCCTCGTCGAGCACAACATCAAGGTGGTGAACCCCGATCAGGTCAAAGCCTGGCTGGACGCGAATCCCGACTGGGACAAGGCCGAAGAAATCGGCAAAGCCTTCGAATGCACCTACGTCGTCTACATCGACATGAACGACTTCCATCTCTACGAAGAGAACAGCACGACGCTGTACCGTGGACGCTCGGAAAGCTACATCAGCGTCTACGAGATGGACGAGGACGGCTACGGCGAAAAGATCTACAGCAAGGAAGTCACCTCGAAGTATCCCCTCCGAGCCCCACGCTCCACTTCCGAGCTCTCCCTCGACACATTCAAGCGGGAATACCTGTCTCGTCTGAGCAAGGAAATCGGCTGGCTCTTCTTCGAAAGCTACAACGGGGACAACATCCCTGACGCCGTTTAACACAGCGTTTCCCGAGGCCATCCTCAACCAGTTCTCTCAAGAACGCCGGTGAAATAATCACCGGCGTTCTTTCTTTTTTCAGCGGATGTTGAGCC from Rubinisphaera margarita encodes the following:
- a CDS encoding DUF2752 domain-containing protein is translated as MPAPDITPVPKDSSQTSPRRSHESTPLSPFLRILLALLGCGLIAGFILAAWLEPSPAGYGTHQQLGLPPCSIQFLFGIPCPSCGMTTSFSWFVRGHLIESIQTNVAATFLAMTCVVLIPGFFLSSAGVIRPNRRALEKQTIVFLSIFILLAVVQWSVRFAGIS